The following coding sequences are from one Rhineura floridana isolate rRhiFlo1 chromosome 2, rRhiFlo1.hap2, whole genome shotgun sequence window:
- the NDUFV1 gene encoding NADH dehydrogenase [ubiquinone] flavoprotein 1, mitochondrial, protein MWVARPFVFRGACAQARLLSAAAAPESAPPKKTQFGPLKDEDRIFTNLYGRHEWRLKGALSQGDWYKTKEILLKGVDWILNEIKTSGLRGRGGAGFPTGLKWSFMNKPPDGRPKYLVVNADEGEPGTCKDREIMRHDPHKLVEGCLVAGRAMGARAAYIYIRGEFYNEASNLQVAVREAYEAGLVGKNACGSGYDFDVFVVRGAGAYICGEETALIESLEGKQGKPRLKPPFPADVGVFGCPTTVANVETVAVAPTICRRGGTWFASFGRERNSGTKLFNISGHVNTPCTVEEEMSIPLRDLIERHAGGVKGGWDNLLAVIPGGSSTPLIPKSVCETVMMDFDGLVQAQTGLGTAALIVMDKSTDIVRAIARLIEFYKHESCGQCTPCREGVDWMNKVMWRFVKGNAQVAEIDALWEISKQIEGHTICALGDGAAWPVQGLIRHFRPELEERMRQYNESKVQQASG, encoded by the exons ATGTGGGTGGCCCGGCCTTTCGTGTTTCGCGGGGCCTGTGCTCAGGCTCGCTTACTTTCTGCCGCTGCTGCTCCGGAGTCG gcgccccccaaaaaaacacagtTTGGGCCTCTCAAGGATGAGGATCGTATTTTCACAAATCTTTATGGGCGCCACGAGTGGAG GTTGAAAGGGGCTTTGAGCCAAGGTGATTGGTATAAAACCAAGGAAATCCTGCTGAAGGGTGTTGATTGGATCTTGAATGAAATAAAGACTTCAGGGCTGAGAGGCCGTGGGGGAGCTGGTTTTCCCACTGGCCTCAAATGGAGCTTCATGAATAAGCCCCCAGATGGCAG ACCCAAGTACTTGGTAGTGAATGCAGATGAGGGGGAGCCAGGGACCTGTAAGGATAGAGAGATCATGCGTCATGACCCCCATAAGCTGGTGGAAGGCTGCCTAGTTGCAGGACGAGCTATGGGAGCCCGAGCTGCTTACATTTATATCCGTGGAGAATTCTATAATGAAGCCTCAAACTTGCAG GTGGCTGTCAGGGAGGCCTATGAAGCAGGACTGGTGGGCAAGAATGCTTGTGGCTCTGGCTACGACTTCGATGTCTTTGTGGTAAGAGGAGCAGGTGCCTACATCTGTGGCGAGGAGACAGCACTTATCGAATCCCTTGAGGGCAAGCAGGGCAAGCCGCGTCTCAAGCCTCCCTTCCCAGCTGATGTGG GAGTGTTTGGTTGCCCAACTACAGTGGCAAATGTGGAGACAGTTGCTGTGGCACCTACCATCTGCCGTCGAGGAGGTACCTGGTTTGCTAGCTTTGGGCGTGAGCGCAACTCTGGAACCAAACTTTTCAATATCTCTGGCCATGTCAACACACCCTGCACTGTGGAAGAGGAGATGTCAATACCATTACGTGATCTGATTGAACGGCATGCAG GGGGCGTTAAAGGTGGCTGGGATAACCTGCTTGCTGTAATTCCTGGAGGCTCATCCACTCCCCTCATCCCCAAGTCGGTGTGTGAGACGGTGATGATGGACTTTGATGGATTGGTGCAGGCACAGACTGGGCTTGGCACAGCAGCTCTCATTGTCATGGACAAATCG ACAGATATAGTTCGAGCCATTGCCCGACTCATTGAATTCTACAAACATGAGAGCTGTGGGCAGTGCACACCATGCCGAGAAG GTGTTGACTGGATGAACAAGGTGATGTGGCGGTTTGTGAAAGGCAATGCACAAGTGGCAGAGATTGATGCACTTTGGGAAATTAGCAAGCAAATTGAGGGCCATACAATCTGTGCCCTAGGTGATGGAGCTGCTTGGCCTGTACAG GGACTGATTCGCCACTTCCGTCCAGAGCTGGAGGAACGGATGAGACAGTACAATGAGTCTAAGGTGCAGCAGGCATCTGGATGA
- the NUDT8 gene encoding mitochondrial coenzyme A diphosphatase NUDT8, with protein MLPALRYLCHGMPPASAASMGQVRKYLSWENKQRCQGLLEASTNRYRQEAASAAVLVSLCSVSGDPAILYTLRSSTLTGLHKGDVSFPGGKRDDSDRDVIATALRETREELGLQLGEDCVWGVMRPIPDRNKMTVVPVLANLGPLEHLILKPNPQEVEAVFTLSFSHLLQEENQSYTHFCNKGSYSYTLPVFLHGPYRVWGLTAIITDLTLELMAPGAYRRRTRVPASLLAVQPRSKP; from the exons ATGCTTCCAGCACTTCGCTACCTCTGCCATGGTATGCCTCCTGCATCCGCAGCCAGCATGGGCCAAGTTCGAAAATACTTATCCTGGGAAAATAAGCAGCGTTGTCAAGGGCTGCTAGAGGCATCCACCAACCGATACAGACAAGAAGCTGCATCAGCAGCTGTTTTGGTGTCCCTGTGCTCTGTGAGTGGGGACCCAGCCATCCTGTACACCCTGCGGTCCAGCACCCTGACCGGTTTACACAAAGGAGACGTCAG TTTCCCAGGTGGTAAGCGTGACGACTCTGACCGGGATGTCATCGCCACAGCACTCAGGGAGACTCGGGAAGAGCTGGGCCTGCAGTTAGGGGAGGACTGCGTCTGGGGAGTCATGAGGCCTATACCTGATAGG AATAAAATGACAGTTGTGCCTGTGCTAGCAAACTTGGGTCCTCTGGAGCACCTGATTCTGAAGCCTAACCCCCAAGAG GTGGAGGCTGTCTTCACACTGTCCTTTTCCCATCTGCTGCAAGAAGAGAACCAGAGCTACACCCACTTCTGCAACAAGGGTTCCTACAGCTACACACTGCCTGTCTTCTTGCACGGTCCTTACCGTGTATGGGGTCTCACAGCCATAATCACTGATTTGACTCTAGAATTGATGGCTCCAGGGGCATACCGCAGGCGGACTCGTGTGCCAGCCAGTCTCTTAGCTGTACAGCCAAGGTCAAAGCCTTGA
- the GSTP1 gene encoding glutathione S-transferase P isoform X2: protein MRMLLADQGQEWTEDVVTGDIWGKGDFKKSCVFGQLPRFQDGDFILYQSNAILRLLARNHVLYGQDAHEAALLDMVNDGLEDLRMKYGRLIYQNYENGKAAYIEALPGELRPFENLLAQNNGGKSFIVGKQISFADYNLLDLLHVHLVLAPNCLASFPLLASYVKRLDARPLLKAFLESDAHKQRPINGNGKQ from the exons ATGCGGATGTTGTTGGCTGATCAGGGACAGGAGTGGACAGAAGATGTGGTGACTGGAGATATTTGGGGGAAGGGAGACTTCAAGAAATCATGT GTTTTCGGACAGTTGCCTAGATTTCAGGATGGAGACTTTATACTGTACCAGTCCAATGCTATCCTGCGCCTCTTGGCAAGGAATCATG TACTCTATGGTCAAGATGCCCATGAAGCAGCACTGCTGGATATGGTGAATGATGGATTGGAGGACCTGCGTATGAAATACGGCCGCCTCATCTATCAAAACTAT GAGAATGGCAAAGCTGCCTATATTGAAGCCCTTCCAGGGGAGCTGCGTCCTTTCGAGAACCTTCTGGCTCAGAATAATGGAGGGAAGTCCTTCATTGTAGGCAAACAG ATCTCCTTTGCTGACTACAATCTGCTTGACCTGTTACACGTGCATTTGGTCCTGGCGCCCAACTGCCTGGCTTCCTTCCCCTTGCTCGCTAGCTATGTGAAGCGGCTTGATGCCCGGCCACTCCTCAAAGCTTTCTTGGAGTCTGATGCCCACAAGCAGCGCCCCATCAATGGGAATGGCAAGCAGTGA
- the GSTP1 gene encoding glutathione S-transferase P isoform X1, whose translation MPGKYTITYFPVRGRCEAMRMLLADQGQEWTEDVVTGDIWGKGDFKKSCVFGQLPRFQDGDFILYQSNAILRLLARNHVLYGQDAHEAALLDMVNDGLEDLRMKYGRLIYQNYENGKAAYIEALPGELRPFENLLAQNNGGKSFIVGKQISFADYNLLDLLHVHLVLAPNCLASFPLLASYVKRLDARPLLKAFLESDAHKQRPINGNGKQ comes from the exons A TGCCAGGCAAATACACCATCACCTACTTCCCCGTCCGCG GGCGCTGTGAGGCCATGCGGATGTTGTTGGCTGATCAGGGACAGGAGTGGACAGAAGATGTGGTGACTGGAGATATTTGGGGGAAGGGAGACTTCAAGAAATCATGT GTTTTCGGACAGTTGCCTAGATTTCAGGATGGAGACTTTATACTGTACCAGTCCAATGCTATCCTGCGCCTCTTGGCAAGGAATCATG TACTCTATGGTCAAGATGCCCATGAAGCAGCACTGCTGGATATGGTGAATGATGGATTGGAGGACCTGCGTATGAAATACGGCCGCCTCATCTATCAAAACTAT GAGAATGGCAAAGCTGCCTATATTGAAGCCCTTCCAGGGGAGCTGCGTCCTTTCGAGAACCTTCTGGCTCAGAATAATGGAGGGAAGTCCTTCATTGTAGGCAAACAG ATCTCCTTTGCTGACTACAATCTGCTTGACCTGTTACACGTGCATTTGGTCCTGGCGCCCAACTGCCTGGCTTCCTTCCCCTTGCTCGCTAGCTATGTGAAGCGGCTTGATGCCCGGCCACTCCTCAAAGCTTTCTTGGAGTCTGATGCCCACAAGCAGCGCCCCATCAATGGGAATGGCAAGCAGTGA